In Rosa chinensis cultivar Old Blush chromosome 1, RchiOBHm-V2, whole genome shotgun sequence, a genomic segment contains:
- the LOC112177214 gene encoding mitotic spindle assembly checkpoint protein MAD1 isoform X1, with translation MFKTWSKKKKIKAIFQLQFQATEVPKLKKPALMISLVPDDVGKPTVKLGKAAVQDGTCTWENPVYESVKLVEEAKSGKLKEKIYHFIVSSGTSKSGYLGEASIDFADFVAETEPLTVTLPLKFANSGVVLHVTILRVQEDGDYREIEENEDPSLSRHSSVDIQNSNWDTDGSNHLSFENGAFDRTSNGASSLSPQGKDSMPQNGKAGATATKLTLDWSSDESLFDSPNRVEDKLPTEKVKDVSGDSIEKLRKENAMLMRQADISELELQSLRKQMSKESSQGQNLSRQIISLKEERDTLKLECQQLKSSRGRGEEVHASQKLQPADKDTRVQLETMKQELNREKKVRTNLHSQLQTTQDSNSELILVVKDLEDSLMKKDREISDLSSKLETEKNSKLMGKFSVHKTDEDEAESLKQKIRELLTEMDTHEKEREEQDMHIKRLTLDYDLLKKKNCDISLKLDRNQEKLRTEMENERAGYIATIKELESQVKRSEETIEKQAHEFAECLISIQELENEVKCLEMELEKQAKGFEDKLQDLAYAKDEQEQRATEAEEALRKTRENSAATAERLQDELRKLSVEMASKVNENEKQSTKALAEANELRVQNRILEEKLQKSNEQLELIEGQIDVKAKHVEQISLELENKSKQLEYAELHKEEKHEALTMKIQMLKAEIERLTEENSNITKQEEDKLRGDLEQMKKLIAENEVLIQNLNVEKHDLEKRFALSKQESVKTHEQLTNMRSMKDEKEATITRLKSEVDKLRTQCNESKNTLRKEALEKENLSKQILQLQAGLRKEGKNSTPDKKLKKYNGQAAVSSNNQRKSEDSLEREYNYKDLLTELTLLKERNTSMEKELKEMEERYSEVSLRFAEVEGERQQLVMTVRNLRSNKTN, from the exons ATGTTCAAGACatggagcaagaagaagaagataaaagctATATTCCAATTGCAGTTTCAGGCAACAGAG GTGCCGAAATTGAAGAAGCCTGCTTTGATGATCTCTCTGGTGCCGGACGACGTGGGAAAGCCGACGGTGAAACTGGGGAAGGCTGCGGTTCAGGATGGGACCTGTACATGGGAAAATCCAGTTTATGAGTCAGTGAAGCTAGTGGAGGAAGCGAAATCAGGGAAACTGAAAGAGAAGATTTATCACTTCATTGTTTCCAGT GGAACTTCGAAATCTGGTTATCTCGGAGAAGCTTCAATTGATTTTGCAGATTTTGTGGCAGAAACTGAACCCTTAACTGTCACTCTACCCCTTAAATTTGCGAATTCTGGTGTAGTTTTACAT GTGACGATTCTCAGGGTGCAGGAAGATGGTGATTATAG agaaattgaagaaaatgaggATCCTAGTCTTTCACGCCATAGCAGCGTGGACATCCAGAACAGCAATTGGGATACAGATGGAAGCAACCACCTAAGTTTTGAA AATGGAGCTTTTGATAGAACTAGTAATGGTGCCAGTTCCTTGTCACCCCAAGGAAAAGACTCCATGCCTCAAAATGGAAAGGCTGGTGCCACTGCAACAAAATTAACCTTGGATTGGTCTTCAGATGAAAGCTTATTTGACTCACCAAATAGAGTTGAAGACAAGCTTCCAACGGAAAAAGTGAAAGATGTTTCAGGTGATTCCATTGAGAAACTCAGAAAGGAAAATGCAATGCTGATGAGGCAGGCGGACATATCAGAACTGGAATTACAGTCTCTCCGAAAGCAAATGTCAAAAGAGAGCAGCCAAGGACAAAATCTGTCAAGACAGATTATTAGCCTTAAAGAGGAGAGAGACACACTCAAATTAGAATGTCAACAACTAAAGTCATCGCGGGGACGTGGGGAGGAGGTACATGCTTCCCAAAAATTGCAGCCCGCGGACAAAGATACAAGAGTGCAGTTAGAAACAATGAAGCAAGAGCTTAATCGTGAAAAGAAAGTAAGAACCAATCTTCACTCGCAACTGCAGACAACACAAGACTCAAATTCTGAGTTAATCCTTGTGGTGAAGGATCTTGAAGATTCGTTGATGAAGAAAGATAGGGAAATATCTGATCTTTCAAGCAAGTTAGAAACTGAAAAGAATTCCAAATTAATGGGGAAATTTTCCGTGCACAAAACAGATGAGGATGAAGCAGAGTCGTTGAAGCAGAAGATCCGAGAACTTTTGACTGAAATGGACACCCACGAGAAGGAGAGGGAAGAACAAGATATGCATATAAAACGGCTCACCTTGGACTATGaccttttgaagaagaagaactgtgACATCTCTCTGAAGTTGGATCGAAACCAAGAAAAGCTACGAACAGAGATGGAAAATGAACGTGCAGGTTATATTGCAACCATAAAAGAGCTTGAATCTCAAGTAAAGAGATCAGAAGAAACAATTGAGAAGCAAGCTCATGAATTTGCAGAGTGTTTGATCTCCATTCAGGAACTGGAAAATGAGGTCAAGTGTTTGGAGATGGAACTGGAGAAGCAGGCCAAGGGATTTGAAGATAAACTGCAGGATCTGGCATATGCCAAAGATGAGCAAGAACAGAGAGCTACTGAAGCAGAAGAAGCATTGAGAAAGACAAGGGAAAATAGTGCTGCTACAGCTGAGCGTCTTCAAGATGAATTAAGAAAGCTTTCTGTGGAAATGGCATCTAAGGTTAATGAGAATGAGAAGCAGAGCACTAAAGCACTGGCAGAAGCTAATGAACTGCGTGTGCAGAACAGAATTCTGGAAGAGAAGCTCCAGAAATCCAATGAACAGTTAGAACTGATCGAGGGCCAGATTGATGTGAAAGCAAAGCATGTAGAGCAGATCTCCTTGGAACTAGAAAACAAATCGAAGCAGCTTGAATATGCAGAACTGCATAAGGAAGAAAAGCATGAAGCTCTCACAATGAAAATCCAAATGCTCAAAGCTGAGATAGAAAGGCTCACAGAAGAGAACTCTAACATCACAAAACAGGAGGAAGATAAATTGAGAGGAGATTTGGAACAAATGAAGAAACTAATTGCTGAAAATGAGGTGCTCATCCAGAATTTGAATGTTGAAAAGCATGATTTGGAGAAAAGATTTGCTTTATCAAAGCAGGAATCAGTGAAAACGCATGAACAACTTACTAACATGAGGTCCATGAAAGATGAGAAGGAGGCGACAATCACTCGTCTCAAGTCAGAAGTGGACAAGTTGCGGACCCAATGCAATGAGTCTAAGAACACCTTGCGTAAGGAAgcattggaaaaggaaaatttGAGTAAGCAAATACTTCAATTACAGGCTGGGTtaaggaaagaaggaaaaaacagCACTCCAGATAAGAAGCTCAAGAAATACAATGGACAAGCTGCTGTTTCTAGTAATAACCAAAG GAAATCTGAAGATTCCTTGGAGAGAGAGTATAATTATAAGGACTTGCTGACCGAGTTGACattgctaaaagaaagaaacacatCCATGGAAAAAGAACTGAAGGAGATGGAAGAGAGATATTCAGAGGTAAGTCTCCGATTTGCAGAGGTTGAAGGTGAAAGGCAACAACTTGTCATGACTGTGCGTAACCTCAGAAGCAATAAGACGAACTAG
- the LOC112177214 gene encoding nuclear mitotic apparatus protein 1 isoform X2 has product MVIIGDNMFYLFPIKFSLAFPFLLLVSNETQSNFREIEENEDPSLSRHSSVDIQNSNWDTDGSNHLSFENGAFDRTSNGASSLSPQGKDSMPQNGKAGATATKLTLDWSSDESLFDSPNRVEDKLPTEKVKDVSGDSIEKLRKENAMLMRQADISELELQSLRKQMSKESSQGQNLSRQIISLKEERDTLKLECQQLKSSRGRGEEVHASQKLQPADKDTRVQLETMKQELNREKKVRTNLHSQLQTTQDSNSELILVVKDLEDSLMKKDREISDLSSKLETEKNSKLMGKFSVHKTDEDEAESLKQKIRELLTEMDTHEKEREEQDMHIKRLTLDYDLLKKKNCDISLKLDRNQEKLRTEMENERAGYIATIKELESQVKRSEETIEKQAHEFAECLISIQELENEVKCLEMELEKQAKGFEDKLQDLAYAKDEQEQRATEAEEALRKTRENSAATAERLQDELRKLSVEMASKVNENEKQSTKALAEANELRVQNRILEEKLQKSNEQLELIEGQIDVKAKHVEQISLELENKSKQLEYAELHKEEKHEALTMKIQMLKAEIERLTEENSNITKQEEDKLRGDLEQMKKLIAENEVLIQNLNVEKHDLEKRFALSKQESVKTHEQLTNMRSMKDEKEATITRLKSEVDKLRTQCNESKNTLRKEALEKENLSKQILQLQAGLRKEGKNSTPDKKLKKYNGQAAVSSNNQRKSEDSLEREYNYKDLLTELTLLKERNTSMEKELKEMEERYSEVSLRFAEVEGERQQLVMTVRNLRSNKTN; this is encoded by the exons ATGGTGATTATAGGTGACAATATGTTCTATCTATTTCCCATAAAG ttttCTCTAGCTTTCCCCTTTCTTCTACTAGTTAGTAATGAAACTCAATCTAATTTCagagaaattgaagaaaatgaggATCCTAGTCTTTCACGCCATAGCAGCGTGGACATCCAGAACAGCAATTGGGATACAGATGGAAGCAACCACCTAAGTTTTGAA AATGGAGCTTTTGATAGAACTAGTAATGGTGCCAGTTCCTTGTCACCCCAAGGAAAAGACTCCATGCCTCAAAATGGAAAGGCTGGTGCCACTGCAACAAAATTAACCTTGGATTGGTCTTCAGATGAAAGCTTATTTGACTCACCAAATAGAGTTGAAGACAAGCTTCCAACGGAAAAAGTGAAAGATGTTTCAGGTGATTCCATTGAGAAACTCAGAAAGGAAAATGCAATGCTGATGAGGCAGGCGGACATATCAGAACTGGAATTACAGTCTCTCCGAAAGCAAATGTCAAAAGAGAGCAGCCAAGGACAAAATCTGTCAAGACAGATTATTAGCCTTAAAGAGGAGAGAGACACACTCAAATTAGAATGTCAACAACTAAAGTCATCGCGGGGACGTGGGGAGGAGGTACATGCTTCCCAAAAATTGCAGCCCGCGGACAAAGATACAAGAGTGCAGTTAGAAACAATGAAGCAAGAGCTTAATCGTGAAAAGAAAGTAAGAACCAATCTTCACTCGCAACTGCAGACAACACAAGACTCAAATTCTGAGTTAATCCTTGTGGTGAAGGATCTTGAAGATTCGTTGATGAAGAAAGATAGGGAAATATCTGATCTTTCAAGCAAGTTAGAAACTGAAAAGAATTCCAAATTAATGGGGAAATTTTCCGTGCACAAAACAGATGAGGATGAAGCAGAGTCGTTGAAGCAGAAGATCCGAGAACTTTTGACTGAAATGGACACCCACGAGAAGGAGAGGGAAGAACAAGATATGCATATAAAACGGCTCACCTTGGACTATGaccttttgaagaagaagaactgtgACATCTCTCTGAAGTTGGATCGAAACCAAGAAAAGCTACGAACAGAGATGGAAAATGAACGTGCAGGTTATATTGCAACCATAAAAGAGCTTGAATCTCAAGTAAAGAGATCAGAAGAAACAATTGAGAAGCAAGCTCATGAATTTGCAGAGTGTTTGATCTCCATTCAGGAACTGGAAAATGAGGTCAAGTGTTTGGAGATGGAACTGGAGAAGCAGGCCAAGGGATTTGAAGATAAACTGCAGGATCTGGCATATGCCAAAGATGAGCAAGAACAGAGAGCTACTGAAGCAGAAGAAGCATTGAGAAAGACAAGGGAAAATAGTGCTGCTACAGCTGAGCGTCTTCAAGATGAATTAAGAAAGCTTTCTGTGGAAATGGCATCTAAGGTTAATGAGAATGAGAAGCAGAGCACTAAAGCACTGGCAGAAGCTAATGAACTGCGTGTGCAGAACAGAATTCTGGAAGAGAAGCTCCAGAAATCCAATGAACAGTTAGAACTGATCGAGGGCCAGATTGATGTGAAAGCAAAGCATGTAGAGCAGATCTCCTTGGAACTAGAAAACAAATCGAAGCAGCTTGAATATGCAGAACTGCATAAGGAAGAAAAGCATGAAGCTCTCACAATGAAAATCCAAATGCTCAAAGCTGAGATAGAAAGGCTCACAGAAGAGAACTCTAACATCACAAAACAGGAGGAAGATAAATTGAGAGGAGATTTGGAACAAATGAAGAAACTAATTGCTGAAAATGAGGTGCTCATCCAGAATTTGAATGTTGAAAAGCATGATTTGGAGAAAAGATTTGCTTTATCAAAGCAGGAATCAGTGAAAACGCATGAACAACTTACTAACATGAGGTCCATGAAAGATGAGAAGGAGGCGACAATCACTCGTCTCAAGTCAGAAGTGGACAAGTTGCGGACCCAATGCAATGAGTCTAAGAACACCTTGCGTAAGGAAgcattggaaaaggaaaatttGAGTAAGCAAATACTTCAATTACAGGCTGGGTtaaggaaagaaggaaaaaacagCACTCCAGATAAGAAGCTCAAGAAATACAATGGACAAGCTGCTGTTTCTAGTAATAACCAAAG GAAATCTGAAGATTCCTTGGAGAGAGAGTATAATTATAAGGACTTGCTGACCGAGTTGACattgctaaaagaaagaaacacatCCATGGAAAAAGAACTGAAGGAGATGGAAGAGAGATATTCAGAGGTAAGTCTCCGATTTGCAGAGGTTGAAGGTGAAAGGCAACAACTTGTCATGACTGTGCGTAACCTCAGAAGCAATAAGACGAACTAG